The genomic DNA GTGAGGGGGCTCGCAAAGACGCGGCGTCCTGGAGCCGGCAGCGGCAGTTCTCGGAACAGCTCGGCAAGGCGATTACCCAGCAGCGCGACGCAATCACGCGGCAATCGCAGGAACTTGAGCTCAATCGAATGAACTGGCGCGAAAAGCGGTCACGCTCACTGGCGACCGAAGCGCTTCTGGAAAAGGTTCAGCAGGTAGAGAACCAACGCCTGGAACGCACCAGCGCCAAAGAGCATGACGAACTTGCCCAGCACAACCTGAGGTACCGAACCCCATGAGCGAAAGCCTTGCCCAGAACGTCCCGGCCCTGGCCGATTTTTTTGCCGGCCGCGCTGCCGCCGCAGGCGCGTCGTCACAGTCCCAGGCCGGACCCAAGCAGA from Pseudomonadota bacterium includes the following:
- a CDS encoding flagellar FliJ family protein; this translates as MNRTKRIQRIVELKKLEEMLAAREVQHAQQQLARGQQVHEELLNYNQHYENLGQREGARKDAASWSRQRQFSEQLGKAITQQRDAITRQSQELELNRMNWREKRSRSLATEALLEKVQQVENQRLERTSAKEHDELAQHNLRYRTP